The nucleotide sequence CACAAACATgcagacgcacacacacagacccgTTATCTCCTGCATGTCACCCTCCTCCAGGAAGGTCTCCCTGATCTGCAGGGAGATCTGCAAGTGCCTCTCCTCCAGCTGAAAACTACCAAAGCTAACCTTTATGGTATGCTTACTACATGCCAGACTTTGGGACTAACCTCTGCTAattatacccatttcacagatgaggtaactgaggtacagagaagcTAAGAGGCAGAACCAAGATCTgaaccttaacttttttttttttttctgcttcttcctgAGAACTGAGGGGCCGGGACCCCATCCTTCTCGCTGCTGGATCCTCAGTCGCGGGTGTGGATTCTGTTACAGAGAACCAGGTCCCAGAACCTGAGGGTTCAGTCTGCTCCTGTTTGGCTCTGCCACATCTCAGCCTCTAGACCCCAACCTGGGACCTGGAAGCTGGGGCCCAGATCCCTGTGCACCGCGGCTGCCCAGCGCAGCCCGACTGCAGCACCTCCGGGAAGGAGCACCAGAAAGATGCCTTGCTGGGAGGGGCCGTTTACTGCGCTGTCTGCAGTCAACACGACAGTCCCAGGGACACTGGTGGCAGCCGCACCTGCTCCacggttgtgtgtgtgtgtgtgtgtgtgtgtgtgtgagcatgtgcacGCGTgggcacaggcagacagagggaggggagtcAAGGGGCACCCATTGCCTTCGGAGGGGCCGAGGTCTCAGCTGCAGCCCCCGTGGGGGCTCCCAGGGACAGCAGTCTCAGATTCTAGGGGTGTGTCTTGGGGGGGACTGGCCCCAGCACCCACCTCgttccccactccctgcccccctgAAGAGTCAGTCAGGGTTTCTGGTAGAGTCACCCAGCAGGttccagaggtgggggaggtgCCTGGACCTTAAGGCACCCCCGGCTACCTCCACGGCCCACTCCAGGGTCAGCAGCACCGTGTCTGCCCGCACTTGTCCCTTCCTGAGAGCAGCGTCTGGAGATCCCCATTGTCCTGGGCTTGGCCTGGATCCGGGTCAactggggaggaggggctggcgcTCCGAGGAGGTGGCCGTGTCCCTGTACATCAGGAACTGTATGGAGATCTGGAGGGGCCAACGTCAAGGCCAAACCGAGCAGAGGCAAAGACGGCCatgctcttccctccctctcaccccaGCCCTCCCTGAGAGGCCAAGGTCTCAAGCTACAGCCCCCTCCCTCGAGGCTCTTGGGACAGCTGCCTCCAGGGTCCAGCTTGCACTCCTCTGGCCTGGAGGGACTGATTTCCCCAGattcctcagggcctttgcataggCTGAGTCGGAACCGCCCCTCCCTTGCCTTTGCCTGACTCCACTCTAGTCCTCCAGGCAGTTTAAGCGGCACTGCAGGGGCCCTGGCTGAGCTTCTAAACAAAGACAGCCCCTGGGGTGACACCAGGCAGGTTTCCCTGCAGTGCCCAGCACCACTGCGGTGAAGTGTGTGCGGACCACCTCCGCCCCGGGCCGGGAGCTTCCTGGGCCACTCGGTTCTTGCTCACTGCCGGGATCTGGTGCCTAGCGGGGTGCCGGGCCCATGGAGGGTCACTCTGGATGGATgggcggatggatggatgggtgcgTGTGTGGGTGCTGAAGCCACCTGCAGGTGGAGGCTGCTatgcccgccccctcccctgccccccaccctccgcccccCCAACCTCCGTCGCCCCCTACCCCCAAAGGATACAACAGTGTCGAGCAGCAGCACGCCCAGGCTGCCCACGAGCCAGGGCAGGTGGTGCAGCAGGTAGCTGCCCTCGCTCTCGCCCACCTCCGGGTTTTTGAGCAGCACGCTCAACCCGTACAGCGTGTTCCCCAGCATCACCAAGGCGAACAGCGAGTAGGAGACGCCTTGCGTGGACTTCCTCAGGAACTGGGGGTGGGCGACAGGGATGAGAGGCCTGGGACGGGGCTCCTGTCATGCTGCCCCGTCCCACTGAGCAGGCTCTGGGCACATTTCTCACCGTGCGCCCGGCAAGCACGCCCATGACCTGTCCGGGGTCTGCGGAGACTGGCTGCCCCCTACCCGGGGCCCTGCCGACGGCCGCCTCTCCTGCCCCAGCAGCCCCTCACTGCCCCGCCAGCCTCCCCGGCCCCAGCACGCCCCTTTCTCCCCTCTTCTCGGGACTGTCGGTGAGCCCCTGCCTCCTCACCAGACCTCCGAATTCTCTGAGACACACACAGGGCACCTGTGCCCACTTCACAGAGGccgaaactgaggcctggagagctGGATTCACTTGCCCAAGCCAACGGTGAGTTTGAACCCAGACCTTCTGCACCAAGATCCCACCCCTTGACCAGGAGGACCCCGTGCGCCAGCCCCAGGCTCACGTTGGTGCGGATCTGAGGCAGCCGGGAGAGCAGGTAGAGCACGCTGGACACTGAGCCGATGACGAAGCCGATGATCTCCTGCTGCGTGAAGGGCTGAGAGGGAGGCACTGCTCAGGGTCCGGGCGGGGCCGAGGTGTAGCGTGACACCCCCGCTCCCTCGAGGAGGGCAGTGCCCTGGGGCCCAGCCGGTCCCCCCCCAAGCCCGCCGGTCCCCCCAGCCCGCACTCCACCATCACAGACCCACACCTCACCTTACTGCCCGGCTCCACTGACAGGAGCATCCGACTCCGGAACACCTCCCTCCGGGCGGCCACAGGGCCCGTGGTCCTCAGCAGCGGGGCGGCACATGCCAGCCCCAAGATGAACAGCAGCACAGAATTGATGGGGGTAGACACTGGACAGGAGacgggggggcagtgggggggggggaagccgaGGTCAGGTAGCAGAGGCAGCAAACAAGGCACGACTTGAGTCCTGGCCTTGCCCTTCCATGGCTGTGTGACTCCGGGCAAGTAacccaacctctctgagctttaacGCCTCCTCTGTACAAGGGCAGGAGGGGATCACCCAGAGCAGAAATGCTCGTGAGACAGCCCCACCCCCAAGTGCCTCCATCTGCCCTCCACTCCCGCCCCTTCTCAATCCTCAAGGGCAGCGGAGAACCGGGTCCTTGTCCTCGTCTCCTTAGCTCCAAGCCCAGGGCCAGGTACAGAGGAGCAGCTGAAGCCGTTTGTGGAATGAGACTCAAGAGGAGGGAGGTCCCTGCGGTCGCGCCCGGATGCGCAAGCCATCCTCCAGCCTCCCTCTCTGCGGTCTGGGGCGCCCGCTTGCAGATAAGGCCCGTTGCTGCATTGATCACTGTGCAATGGGAAGCCCACCTCCTCCCGCGCTCCCGGCCCTCCCACCGCCCCAAGCCCCTCACGCACGCAGAGAGGGGCGCTTCTTAAACTTGTAGTGAAAGTAGAGGGACAGCATCACCAGGTCCGCCAGCACGTAGTACACCGCCGTGTAGGTCTGCAAGAGGAGTGGGAGCTCGTCGGCGGCTGTGGGGCCAACCGGCCTATTTCACCTCTCGGAccttctgtctcctcatctgcCTACCCTGCAGAAGCAGAGATCAGGCCAGCAGAGGGCCCGGcctggacagagggaggagaggtggCCGGCGCTCCTCATCAGGGCACTTGGAGGTCAAGGGAGGGCTCTGGTTCGGCCCAGAGAGCGCCTTCTCCTGGGTGGGGTCCTCCCTCTGCCATGGTGGTCCCAGGCAGCCCGCCCTGCCCCGCCATCGGACCCACCTGCAGGGGCAGCTGGTCAGCGAGGAAGGAGCCGATGAGATTGCAGGAATCCCCTCCAATCCAGCCCAAAAGGAACCACAGAGACAGCGCCTGGTCCATGTTGCCCGTCCTGCAGGCCTTGATGTACTGGCTGCGGCCGAGGAAGGAGACGCGGGCTCAGGGCAGGAGGGGGCCCGGGCCAGGGAGGCAGGGACATCACCCGTGAGCCCATCCTGctggcagggggagctgcaggagCCTCTCGATGCCCCTTGGGGATTCTCACCCACAGATTCTCTTCTAACCAGGGAACTCAGTGGCAGCTGCATCTTTCCAGAAGCATGCATAGCATTCCTCAGACTCCCCTCCAGAGCACCCTAGAGTCTCCCAGCGGGGACCTGGAGTTTTGTGTCAGGCCCTGAGACCCATCACAGGGACACTGCATTCTTTCTTCTGCGGAGGGGAAGCGGGGTGGCTGTGGCAGGGACCCGTGGCCTGGCGCTGCCCTATCTTCAGGAGCGGTTGATGATAAGACGGGCCAAACCACAGCCTGTGACCTTCAAAGGGCaatggggcagggctgggctgtggCCTGAGCTTGACCTCCTGGCTTTGGATACCCTGGTGGTTtgtatttttggttgttttttggttgtttgtttgtttgttttaagattttatttatttatttgacagagatcacaagcaggcagagagggaggcagagagagaggcagagagaggaggaagcaggctccctgctaagcagagaacccaatgcggggctcgatcccagaaccctgagatcatgacctgagccgaaggcagaggccttaacccactgagccacccaaacaccccataCTCTGGTGGTCTTTCTCAAAGGGCAATGTCAGCACGAGCTCCATGCTGACAACAGGTTTAAAGAGCCTCAGGCACAGGTCTGACTCTGAACTCATTCAGTCCTGCAGACTATCCCCTACCCAGGGCAGGTCTAGTCCCTGATGCTCCTCCTGGGGCAGGGAGAGTCAGGGCACACGGAGGCCGGAAGCCAGGATTATAGCCAGACCCTGAGCCCTCCCGCTCCAGTCACTCTGAACCTCTATGCAACTACCATTTACTCTTTTTCTGTTTAACcctctgtgtttattttattcattataattttatttttagagtgagcagggaagggcagagggagagaaagaatatttttaatttttttagaaagatgtattgatttatttgagagagcgcgagctagagcacaagtggggggtgggggagagggggagagacacagggagagaatcccaagcagggtcCGTGCTGAGCTCCgggtctgacatggggctcaatctttttttcttttctttttacagagagagagatatcacaagtaggcaaagaggcaggcagagggggagggggaggcaggctccctgtggagcagagagcccatgcggggctccatcccaggaccctgggatcatgacctgagctgaaggcagaggcttaacccactgagccacccaagtgccccactggggctcgatcttatgactgagcccatgacctgagccgacaccaAGAGTCAGCGGTTTACccgacagaaccacccaggcatccctcgtCTGTGTGTATTTCAATAAAGGGGGACTAAATGGCACTTCATCTCCCCCAAGACCCAAGTCAGAAACCGAGAATGCCGGGTATGGCCCTGGTTCTTCCCATGGCcaagcttcctcctcctcctcccgtgGAGAcaccctcccgcccccaccccacccccaactagTCTGTGTGCCTCTGTGTCCTACCCAAGCTTGGATCCCCCTGAATCTGTCCTCCCTCTCAAGGATCTTTCTAAAGCCCCCAGCTGGCTGCAATCACTTCGAGCCTCCCGCTGATCTTCCAGGGGATGGGGACCCCCAGGGCCAgctgtccccctgcccccacccccggggggtacttacttccctttctccacactcTTCATCATCAGCCAGCCtactccctcctcttccccttttctttcatGGCTCAGGAAATCTCACTTCCTCCCCACCGCCTTCCTTGACACAAGCTCGCCAGGGTCCCCGACTTCCTCCTTGGTACCACGGGACATCCTTGTCCCTCCTGGACTCAAGCCTCCTGAGGGCAGGAAGAGTGTCCAGCTCAGGCCTGGCACCAGGGAGGCCCTAATTAAGGTGTAGCCTATGGCCCTTAAAGCCCCTTCTAGGACATGCGATTTGGCCTTCCTGCCTCAAGTCTCACTCCCTGTCCCTCCAGTCCTTCCCTGTGACTCCCAGATGGCCTTTTAAAGACGGCAGGAATGGAAGCTCTGCAAAGGCAAGGAAGGCGTCTGTTTTGTTTACTTGCAACATACCTACTACGGCACCGGGAACAAGCTAATCCAAAGAAAATGTCAAGTCCACAATGAGGTAGTAGGATAACTCTATGGGGAAACGACCATCTTTGAAACACAAGGTACTGGGACAACCAGACAtctccatgcaaaagaatgagactggaccCCTACcccacaccatatacaaaatataaCTCAAACTGTAGCAAAAacccatgaaaaagaaaaccacaggcccaagaTTGAATCACTTAGgccaaatcaagaaacagaggCTTAATAACTAACCTAATCACATTTCAACCTCCCCGAGAAATGTATTTTAATGGGTCAGGAATTTTCTGGCCAGTAGCCATGAAGTAATCTATCACACgggccctctccatcccccacaaAGGAAGATGAGGTCATCTACTAAGACCCCCTGCAGGAAAGTGAACTTGCCTGATATAATCCTTCCTCCCTCAGTAATTTCTTGCCCCAGCCTCTTTCCTATAAAaccttccatttttataaaactcTTGGGAACATCTCTCTGTTTACTAGACGGGACGCCACGCAATTCATGAATGGCTTAATAACACGCAACTGTGTCTTCAAATTTAGTCAGTGGAATTTTGTCGGTTAAGTAtcagagtcttgattttggctcaggtcatgatctcagggttctgagatcaagccccactttgggctccatgctgggcttggagctgcttaagattctctctctccctctcgctctgcagaaagaaagtaaaaggaaagaaaagaaaaggggaaagaaaagagaagaaagaaaagaaaagaatatatttggTTTTCACCCCATCCCTGGCAGAGAGTtcctaaaactcttggaatttcctaagtgatttgAGCCATAAAGGTACATTTGTTAGTtgatgaggtgacttttggaaagccttCTAAGGCACTCTAGTGCCCTAAAGATGCGGGCTGGCTGCCATGATGTGATGAAACCCTTAAAACTTTCAGTCCCATTCCCCTGCCCTCCGGGGAGCGGAGAGGGACTGGAGACGGAGTTCAATCGCCACTGGCCAATGATGTCATCCATCATTCCCGTGCAGCGAAGCCTCCAGAAGAACTCGAATGGacaggttcagagagcttctggatCAGTGAACGTGCTCAGGGAAAGGCGCCCCAGGAGAGGAACCGGAAGCTCCGCGCCCGTCCGCATCCTCTGCCCTGTGCATAGCTCCCATCTGGCTGTTCCCTGTGTCCTTTCATAAAACATCAGTGATCTACTGAGTCAAATGTTTCTCTGACTTCTgcgagctgctctagcaaattaatcaaacccaagcaGAGGCTTTGTTGGGACCTCCAGTCTATAGCCGATCCACACCTGTCAGAAGCAGAGGTGACAACCTGAACTTGTGACTGACCtctgaagggggaggggcagtcctgtgggactgagcccttcgcctgtgggatctgatgctgtcCCACGGTATACAGTGTCTGAATGGCGTCCAATGCGTGGTGGtgtggggaaaaaatacacaTGGACACTGGCATCGACATCAGGTAAATCTATAAAACCTTTCAAGGAAAAGATAACGCAAGAGGGCTTGACTAGCCCCACCGCCCCCGTGCATGTACCCTCCGGCCATTGTCCCCCACTTTCCTTATATAATTCTGGAAGGACTGCCAGCACTTGGGAGACAGTCTATACCAGCTTGTGGGTTTCCTGGTGTTGGCCTCACAGAGATAAATCCCTTTCTCGTTTCACCACCACTCACGTCTCTGCCGTTGGGTTTGGTCGGCGGCGAGTGGCTGAACGTGATctggctgcccccctccccaccagagcCCGATGCTCTTGAGCCCCGGTGCCCTGGTTACAATCAGGGTAAATCTCTGTCACTTGGATAAGGCGGCGATGTGTTTTTAGTTATGACACCGAAAGcacaagcaaaaaagaaaaaaagagataaacggTACATCATCCAAATGCAGAACTTCTGTGCTTCCGAGGATGCAGTCAAGAAAGCGAAAAGAGaaccagagaatgggagaaaatatttgcaaatcatgatgctgttgtatccagaatatataaagaacgcCTGCAACtgaggtcgcctgggtggctcagtcggtgcagggtctgccttcagttcaggtcatgatctcggggtcctgggatggagcaccacatcgggctccttgctcagctgggggcctgcttctccctctccctctgcccctcctcatcattcgtgctctctttctctctctctcgcaaataaataaataaaatcttaaaaaaaaaaaaagaactcttacaatttagcaacaaaagagcaaataatccaattgaaaaatagacaaatgggggtgcctgggtggctcagatggttaagcctctgccttcagctcaggtcctgatcctggggtcctgggatcaagccccgcatggggctcctggctcaacggggagcctgcctctccctctccctatactgttactcctgcttatgctctctcactgttgaataaataagtaaaatcttaaaaaaaaaaaaaagaaaaatagggcgcctgggtggctcagtgggttaagcctctgccttcagctcaggtcatggtctcagggtgctgggatggagccccacattgggctctgtgctcagcagggagcctgcttcctcctctctctctgcctgcctctttgcctacttgtgatctctgtctgtcaaataaataaataaaatctaaaaaaaaatcagatagtaTGCATTGATGAGGATATGGACACACTGGAACCTCACACGCGAGGGAATGGAAGCGGTAAAGCCTCTCTGAAAACTGGTCTGACAGTTCCCTATTAAGAAAACCACAGAAGGCGCCCGGCTGGCTGGCTGAGTCTGTGGAGCACGAGCCTCTCAATctcggagttgtgagtttgagccccatgttgggtgtagagattacttaaaaaaataaaataaaatcttaaaatacacacacacacacacaccacacagaaaaccaggggtgcctggggggctcagtcagtgaagcgtctgccttcacctcaggtcgtgatcccagggtcctggaatcgagtcccgcactgggctccctgctcaggcaggagcctgcttctccctctgcctctgcagctcccccagcttatgctctctctctctcctgtcactctcaaataaataaataaataaaatgtaaaaagatcataataaaaaataagcaaataaacctGCTCCTTgaaccccttaaaaaaaaaagaaaaaagtaaaccaaaGGCCCCAAATGACATCACTAGGGCTAGGCCGAGTCATGAAACCCGGCttaacaatgtttttttaaacatccttGAAAGATTAAACATAGCGTTActccatgacccagcaatttcactacgtAAGCATATACCCAAGAGAAGTCAAAACATATGTGCCCACAGAAACTCGCACAGGAATGTTCACAGGAGAGACAAAGCCGCATCCATCAGCGACCGGCTGAGTAAACGGTGGCCTGTGGCATGGGGAACATTACAGCGACGGCACGGGGGAGTCTTGAAGAGGTCCTGTTAAGGGGAAGAAGCTGGACTTTCACATGTTCTCTGATTCCACTTACAGGAAATGTCCAGAGTCGGCAAATCTACAGCGACAGGAGGAAGAGGGGTAGGTGCCCGGGGCTGGGAGCTCCGGGAGAAATCAGGAATGACTCATTTCTTTGGGGGTTTCTTTTTAGGGTGATGGAAGTATTCTAAAACGGATCATGGCATTGGTTACGCAACTCTGCGGATACACTAAAAACACTGAATTATACATGTAAATGGACTAATTCTATGGTATGTGGACTATCTCTCCATAAAGCCATTTTTAGAAAATGCTGAGCTCCTGATTAAAACCTTATCTTTCTCCCTAGCCTTATCTTTCTCCCTCAGGATAAAGAGCCCTGTTTCCTAACAGTGGAGAAGCCTCACCATACAGCGTGTACAGCGTCAGCGTGTACAGCGTCGTCGTCGTCCTCGGTGACCTCTTCCGactcccttctccccagcccctaACGCCCACCCCCTCCAACCAGCCACAGGATTGTGCCCACATGGTGCAAAGGCCCCAGGTCCTTCGTGTCGTCCTCACGGCAAGCCTGGAAGGTCAGCAACACcgtgcccattttgcagatgagcaaGGCGAGGTACAGAGCTGCAAAGTGACTCCCCCCAGGTCACAGCGTGTCCCTGTTCCTCAGTCACAACAGTGGTCACACTCTCTTGTAATCACCGCTCGCCCACCCATCACCAGACTGTCACAGGACAAGGCATCTCAGCCCTCCcgccccctgctttctctcttcttaGCTGTACAACCTAGAGCAAGTGACTTGGCCTCTTTGGCTTTCTGTTCCCTCCTAAGTAGGGACAGTTACACAGTTATGAGGCTTAAACGAGGTAAAAACACGACAAGTGCTCAGAACAGAGCTACGCAGCGTGCACTGAACAAACAGCAGCAAGGGTTAATACTGTTACTGTCACCTGTGTGTTGGCACTGGCCAGCACAAGGTGGGGCCTAGGCCGGGCTTCAGGGTAGGGTCCTCCAGGGTGCGCTGGAAATCAGTGAGTGGGAGTGGAGGAAGGAGTACATTTGGCCTTGAGTCTGGAGAGGCCCAAGGCAGGTCAGGCAgaccccctcctccaggcagtgCCTGAAGCCATGGCCCCAGCCCGCTCCCCTGTCCTGGTCCTGCTCCCCTGTCCTGGTCCCGCCCCCCTGCCACCACTCACGGGAAGGTGGATGCTGCAAAACAGACAATGGAGATCAAGCCCAGGCCCACGCTGGCCTCATCCCAGCCGTCCTGGGCGCATTCGCCGAACACGTCCCATATCCACCGGCGGGAGCCATTGGGGCAGTCGGAGAAGTTGCCGGAGCCCAGTTTCTTCCAGACCATGTCTGCTGCAGGATGCGGGGAGGACTGCACAGGGAgaaagaggggggggggggggcttcagcCTCAGCAGGTCTGGATGGCGTCAGCGCCACCTCCAGCAACGCCCACCCCGTGTCATGGCCCGGCACAGACTGAGCCTCTGAACCCGAGGGCACAACCAGCTTCAAGTACACACACCACCTGTGCAGGGACAGTGCTAGATCGGCAGTCAGGGTCAAGTGTGTTCAAATGCCAGTTTTAGCACTGGTCAGTGCTGCGACTCTGGGCAAGTGCCTcggcctccctgtgcctcagttccctcatctgtaaaaggggtcATCACACTGCCTCCTTCATGTCCTGCCCCTTACAGGAGTTCATACAATGAACCCGCAGCCTCACTTTGTTATGACTCTCCAATGTTTACATTGTTTCCGATCTCTTGTTCTGTAAATTACATCTATAGAGACCAGCCCCCATTAAGTATTCTCTCACTGAAAGTAggactggggctcctgggtggctcagtgggttaaagcctctgccttcggttcaggtcatgatcccagggtcctgggatcaagccccacgtggggctccctgctcagtgggatgcctgcttctccctttcccattccccttgcttgtgttccctctctcacggtgtctctctgttaaataaataaataagatcttaaaaaatttttaaaaagaaaagaaagtaggaCTATCACCTACAGCGGGTCAGAGAAGGCAGATGGAGAACGAGAGCCGGGGGGGGCCAGGGCTGGCACAGGTGGCTGGCACTCACTCAAGCAGAattctccaggagcagcgtgggcGGGATGGGGTACCTGCTGCCGAGGCCACCAGGGCCACTTCCCCGTTCAAAGCCCAAAAGTGGCTGGTTACAGGGCAGGCAGGAAAGTCCCCTTCCGATGCCCGATGCCCGGGCAGCCTGCACTACAGTGACTACAGCACTCACTGTCTGTGCG is from Meles meles chromosome 1, mMelMel3.1 paternal haplotype, whole genome shotgun sequence and encodes:
- the SLC66A1 gene encoding lysosomal amino acid transporter 1 homolog isoform X3; this encodes MLSLYFHYKFKKRPSLLSTPINSVLLFILGLACAAPLLRTTGPVAARREVFRSRMLLSVEPGSKPFTQQEIIGFVIGSVSSVLYLLSRLPQIRTNFLRKSTQGVSYSLFALVMLGNTLYGLSVLLKNPEVGESEGSYLLHHLPWLVGSLGVLLLDTVISIQFLMYRDTATSSERQPLLPS
- the SLC66A1 gene encoding lysosomal amino acid transporter 1 homolog isoform X1, whose amino-acid sequence is MVWKKLGSGNFSDCPNGSRRWIWDVFGECAQDGWDEASVGLGLISIVCFAASTFPQYIKACRTGNMDQALSLWFLLGWIGGDSCNLIGSFLADQLPLQTYTAVYYVLADLVMLSLYFHYKFKKRPSLLSTPINSVLLFILGLACAAPLLRTTGPVAARREVFRSRMLLSVEPGSKPFTQQEIIGFVIGSVSSVLYLLSRLPQIRTNFLRKSTQGVSYSLFALVMLGNTLYGLSVLLKNPEVGESEGSYLLHHLPWLVGSLGVLLLDTVISIQFLMYRDTATSSERQPLLPS
- the SLC66A1 gene encoding lysosomal amino acid transporter 1 homolog isoform X2 — protein: MDQALSLWFLLGWIGGDSCNLIGSFLADQLPLQTYTAVYYVLADLVMLSLYFHYKFKKRPSLLSTPINSVLLFILGLACAAPLLRTTGPVAARREVFRSRMLLSVEPGSKPFTQQEIIGFVIGSVSSVLYLLSRLPQIRTNFLRKSTQGVSYSLFALVMLGNTLYGLSVLLKNPEVGESEGSYLLHHLPWLVGSLGVLLLDTVISIQFLMYRDTATSSERQPLLPS